The stretch of DNA GTGCCTGGCCATCAGGATTGCAGTGTGAATGATAAGGGCCAAAAACCAGAAGGGCTACAACAGTCAGAGTGAGGTATGTTAATGCATTTCCAGCAGTGAAAAGCACAGGTAGTACAACCATGACCATACTAAACTTGAAATGGCTTTCCTGATGTTGTTCCTTTAAATTAAGGCTGAAGTTAAAAACTTTCCTTCAAAGAAGAAACCAAATGACTAACAAAAATTTGCAGTAACTGTAATCAGAGCaccttttacaaaaaaaatgtctttataaGCAATAGAGTAATATGGCTACTCTGGTAgggtatttttatattaaaaaacatatttcagaaCAAATTGCAGTTGTAGAAAACTGTACAAAAACTATCAATGCTTCTAGCAATTTtagtaaataaaaaaagttaGTAAAGTAAATAAAGATTTGAAAAAGGatacacagagaaaaattaCTCACTTATGAAAATACTTGCACATACAAACCTATCCCCAGCATAATATCCccaagaaaatataaaaatatatatagaattTATGCAAATATGCTCTGGAAAGTATGTCTTTTAATACATTTTACCTGGCCTTAAAGAGGACCCTAACTATTTATACTTTGAATGAGAATTAATTTTGTACTGTGCTGTACTTACTCTCTGAATGCCAAGTTCACtaacagctgctgcagagacaaAAAGTCCTGTTACTTGCTGACAAAGAGTGAAGCCCTTAAACATGTGTACCCCTAACAGCATGATGCAGAAGGTAGGCACAGCACACCTACCTATAGCAACACTAATGGAACATTAATAGGTCTCATCCTGTACCTCTGTTCCTTTAAGACCAAGTACACATTTGTTGCATCATCTCTGAAGAGGgcagcaaaaaaaccaaacccaagtccccctcccccagctgctTAAATAAGAAGCTATTCTTCCTCTCTTATTGGGCAAAATTCAAGATGATTTCTGGTATAATGTACAacatttggaataaaaatacaaaaaattctTATTAAACTAGCTTCTGAACTGACCAAATTATTCAATACAATTAGGCAGTGCATCAAGCCCCACACAGAAAGAACAGCTCAGCTCTTTCTGGTATCATTAAGATGTCACAtataaagaaaattcaaaattgtTAACAGAATTTCTGTGCAAAGTTTCCACAAGGTATTTGGAAACTGCTTTCTCTGGTTTTGCAAGTTTGCAAATGaagtattttcaaataaagTATTCATATTTAAGAGGCCAGGATTTGCACTAAGGAAAGCAGAATGTTAGCAGCGGTTTCTTAACTTACAACTTCAATTACAATTGGATCTGCATACAAAACCTATCAGGAATGTACAATATCCAAATATATGACAGTGATTAAGTAATCCCCATATGTGTACTGTTCAAAGAGTAAATAAATAGgttaaaatatgtatatagattttaaaaacagaaaatggtaTCCATGAAGTCAAGGCATTGCTAAGTTTCTACATTCCAATTCATAACTTTATCATAGTCCTGAATTCGTTGCTTTATGTGAGAAAGCTTATTCTTCAGATATTCACAACgcttctttttctccagaaatgCAGGATCCtgccaaaaaaccaaaaacctttACATTAATATATTAGGCTTTCAGACTTTTCCAAGAAAAGTCTATTATCGATTATGTTCTTGACTAAAAGGACAGTATGtaaatattctcaaaaaatCACAGTCTTTTTCCCTGGCCCTTTCTTATTTCCTGTTTCCCCTTCCTTCATGAAAGGCCAGAAGAAAATGTTCTGCCTTCATATGCTGTAGTTAGTTAATAAATAGAGctgttttaaaacagaaatctgCAAATATAAATGACATCCTACTACATAATTTAGATTTTATACACGTATTTACTGTACATGCCATAAAtccttcccccccaaaaaagcaatGAAGTTTAACTAACATGGACACAAACTCTGAAttccatggagaaaaaaaaaattgtatttgtaaTGCACAATGTTTTTAACAGAAACACAGATACATGTTTGCTgcctgcatttaaaaattacaaagagAAACCTCTTGGATTAtactgaaaattactttttgagAGTGTCTAAATTCCATGCctcaaaaaatacaaaacttcTTTTCAAGGGTAAGACTATGCTTTCTGTTTTTATCTATTGGCTGTGTCAGTCAGTGAATATAACTGAACTAACATTCTGGATGCAGAATGCTAAGAGATGAAGCGTATTCTCAGAAGATGAAAACGTTCAGCTCTTGGgttgtggtttggggttttttcccacaTGTGGCTACTGGAACCATTATCCTCAAAAATGCTTGTTGGCGTGAGTGTATGGGTTGTGTCCTAACTTTGCCAAAGTTTTAGAAGACAAAATACACAAAGCACTACAGGTACTCTTAAGATACTGAAATCTGCCTAGTGTCAGAAGTATCGGCTATTTACACTTTCTTTGCTAGTCATTAGATTCAACAGCAATGTAAATCTAAAAACACTTAcgtttttcttcttcttgtaTTCTTGCAGAACTTTTGATATCCTTTCCTGTTCCTAATGAGAAACCATAGAATTTTAAACTTTGATTTGGCTCCCTATATTCATGTAAATTCTACAAAATACTCATGAAATTCTCATTTGATCAATACCTTGTGGTTATAACATTTTAGATGTAAATCTTATATTTGAGAAACAATGAAAATACATCAACTGTGACTCAAGAGAACTTAAAAGCTACTAgtgtgaaagaaagaaacaaaaatccccagaaaaccATGTATATGTCTTAACTGGAACTTCGTATCCCTAATTAATGACCAGAGATGATGTAACTTATGGGGAAACTTCCTCTCACACCAGATCACAGCCAGCGTCAGACAGCATTGTACCCTAGCTAAGGACAGTCAGAAACTGCCTGATACCACCCAACACAACGATTTTCCATGAACCCATTTCACAGGTACTTACATATATGCTTTCAGGATGGTGTGGAAGCTGTTTCAGCAACGCATCCAGCTCATCAAATTTTTTCAATACAGCATGAACTTCCATAGACAGTTCTTTATACTCAGCAAACTGATCATTGAATACCGCTTTGTACCGGTCTCTCATTTCATTTGTTTGAATTACAGGGTATttcctgtagaaaaaaaataaaatctaagaaTTGGTTTTAGAGATACAACTTACTAACAAAATTTAGACTCTTCATCTTGACagtgtatttctgtattttttgctaATCTAATAACCTGCTGAAATTTGCACTGAATTCATGGAATCACAGTATAGTTGAGGCTGTAAGAAATGTCTGGAAATAATCTGATCTGACCTCCTGCACAATCAGGAACACTTAGACCAGGACTGTATCCAGACAGCTTTTGGTATCTCCAAGCACAGAGACTCagtctctctgggaaacctgtgcaaaccctcacagagaaaaatattttcctaatattcagGTGAAACTTCCCTTGTTTCTATTTGTGCCCACAGAAAAATagtataaaaattaatttattatatcAGATTTGGAAAGGCCTACCCTTTAAAAGGGAACACATTACAAATTCAGCACCTAGAAAGTGTAAGAGTAGTCAAATTTCAGGCCCTAAAAAGGCaattttccctgtattttagTTTTTTCCTCTAATATCTGTACAGTGGTCTTCTGTTCCTTTGGCAGTTAATGTATTTGCTAGATTTTGACATTCTGCTTCAATGTTTGAGGTTTgtgtgggttttggttttttaattaagGCTCCTAATTTATGTTTATCGGCCTTCTACCACTGATAGCAGCCCCATCCTCTCTACATTTTAATGTTAACACACAATTAAGAGTTCCCATAGCACGTGCATGGGAGAGAAACCACTAGTGtatacagaagaaatgcagagtGAAAAACATTATTCAAGTATCCTCCACTAAGTTGGCTCATCAAAATCAAGTCACTTACGCTAAGTAGTCTGGCATCACTATAGGTTTAGGAATGTGGCCTGCAGGTATATGACCATTAAGCAACTCTGGTTTTCTTTCCAGTGATTTGAGCTGTCTGTAACCGACTTCTTCTCTTGGTCCATCATCATCTTCATACTGTTTTATCAAAGAAATCATTCGTTCTTAATGAAATCAGTTTTACATAAATCACAAACTATGCAACTTTAAGACAGAGATATATATATTGAGCAGCAATATATGTAATAGAAGCAAATCAGAGATATTTCTTACAGCTCTTATTGTAATTAGAAAATCAGTTTAATGAGTTACAGGAATACTTCTCAcacagtatttttcttcagtttgtcTTAACTGCAGTACAGATAAATACTTCTGGAAGTTCAGAAAGATTTGTTTGCGTGTCTTAAAAAACTAGTGTAAGGAGGTTTCCTTCAGTATTCATTTAATTTGTGAATGAACTGGAATCATTCAGTTCTTTGAAGttcccttttctccttgtttCCTATTGCACAATTCATCCCTTGATCTAGAAATAAAAGCATGTGGAATCTTGTTAGAACACAAACAAAAGGATCCTGATCCAGTACTGCATCAACAGAGAAAACAGTGGTAGGAAATTCACAATGTCTAACAGGAGACATTTAAGACTGAAATGAATACATCATAATTTCTCTGGAAACCCTATACAAGTTTTGCAATGTATGCAATGGCACTTTGTGTGGTTGAAACACTAACATTGCTGATGGTTTAAAACAGGCAAGGGGGTCTTTGGAGCAGTCTCAGAGACCAAGGAAGAAACTGAACTCCCAGGGCACCTACACTGTGCTTCTGCTGGTTCTCCTGCAAATTAAGCCCACAGCCAAGAAGAAGAAGAGTCTCAAACCTGTAATGCATCAGACAACCTGCTGTTTTAGTCATGTCCACCAAACTCTGTGATAAATACTACAGAACTTGTCCCCTCATGGAAAAGGGTAAGAGCACATGGAGAGGCAGCCATCACATCTgctattttattgttttatagaTTTTGTAACGTAGCCTAACTAGGAGTAAGCTCTTTACAAGCTCCTTTTGAGCCTTTTAGGCAGAAGGCTGCTGTCCAAATgaacttaaaaaacaaaacctaatcTCTTCGAGGtcaaatacacaaataaataaattattatagtCACAAGGAAAAGAATAACCATTTAGAATtaacagtaaaaagaaaaataaattcctatTGCCTacctttttttctggaaaagagGACTGTGTTTTCatctatcaaaaaaaaaaaaaaagaaataactgaattttattttcagcaaaaatAGTATGCAAAAAGCACAGACTCctaaaatttaaacattttcataaTCATACTGTACAGAAAATTACACTAATATTTAGATACAATGAAATTTAGCATAAGGATTATATAttaattctattctattttcaCTAAAGACTTGTTGTTTAAGGAAAACATCCACCCAAACCCCAGAACAACAGGATTTCTGAGAGCACAGCTGTAAGGAGCAGCTTGCAGGAAATACTCCATCCACTTCCCAAGCtcctttattattatttcacatTCCAGCCCAAGTTAACCCACTAACACTCTGAGCCTAATTCATTGCCTAGAACACACAAGTGTGATGTTTTGGTGATGTTTTCAAATTAAGGAAGTTTTACACAAATTACCTTGAACTGTCTAGGTAAGAGTGTTAAATCTCTACTGTTACAGTTTATCATTAACCAGACAAATACTGAATGCTTCTAGTGTGCGCAAGGCCAGTAGTCGGGCAAAATATCTGACATTCAAAAGATGTGGCTGACTGAAATTTGAGACATCGAAATCTAGCCAAGGCTGTAACTGCTAATATTTGCTGATAACTATTATAAGGAAAGCTGAAAAGGCATAAAGAAGTTGCTTGGAGTTTTGCTTATGAAGTAAAAGTATTTCACATTCTTAGGCTCATTCACACTTGCACACTTGATGTGCTAAATGCAAAGTTTTCAAATAAATGCTAGGTGGCTTTAAGCCACCTAACCCTGCTGAACAGATGAACATTGTTCGTTTCTTCCTTTGTTTGGAAAATACACACTAGGAAGTAGTTCATCAGCTGACTCAGGAAGAGAGCCCAGTATTACCAAGGGAACAGAGCCAGGTTCTTACCCAAGGTGAATTACAAACATAAAAGAAGTATCCAAGACTTTAGGTCTTAAAAATGCCTTTCATTTATCAGTTTCTAATACTGCAAGACTGGTTAAAATCAATCTCAGGGCTATAGATCTGCTGCAGAGAAGACACTTGATTCGACTCTCTCTATGCCATGGTAAGATCTTACAGCTGCTCCCCATCATGTGGTACCCGGTAGACAGGTAGGCAGAAAACGATAACTAATGACTTACCTCCTGTTCCATTAATTCCCTGCGCCTCCTGGCCCCTTCGTGCCTCCACAACTTTAGGGAAACCACGGCACTAATTAGATAGATGATCACCGTGACAAACAAGAAGATGATTGCTGCAGTCTGACCGCCCTCCACACGGCAAAAAGCCGCATTTATCGGCGTCTTAAACAATTGGTAATAGCAGAGCCCACCTCGGTTGGTATCGTTCACGTACACTATGGCAGCCGACATGTACAGGAAGAACAAGGCCACATTGATCCCAAACTCGGTCAGAGGCCACCAGTTGGAATCGAGGAGGATAGTTCGGTAGTACATGGACATGCCCAGCACGAGCAGCACTATGGTGACGATCCACGCCATTCCCGCCACCACCAGGACGAAAGGCGTTTTGGGCCCGCTGTAGGAGTATCCCCCATAGCCGCTGCCCGCCCCGTATCCGTAGGGCTGCGAGAACCCGAACATGTTGTACCACTCGTTGTCCTTGTGCACGTAGGCGGTGACACAGGCGAAGACGGCGGCGCCCAGCAGCAGCTCGGTCACGCCGAGGATcctgagcagccctgcccaggactTCATGTAGGCGTACCGCTGGTGGTACTCCTCCACCCGCTCGCTGTACGTCTGCCCAGTGCCGGCGCGGCGCTCCAGCGAGCTCAAGGGGTCTGCCGAGGGCAGCATGGCCTCGGCCTCTTTCCGAGAGTTGTAGCTGCCGCCCGACCCCCCGAATGGGTCCGTGTAGGAGCCAGGCACCGCCTTGGTTCCCGGCTGCAGcgggctgggagaggcaggcGGCGAGCATTCGATCCCGTCCGAGATGTACCTGATGTCGGAGGCCGTGCTATCCCAGCTGGAGCCGGGGTGGCGTCTCCCTTTGAAGAAGTTCTTCCACGAGTCAGGAATGAACCGCCGAACCGGCTTGAGCTCTGCCGCCCCGCTGGGGCCCGGGCTGACCCCGCCGGGGCCGaaggggggctgcaggggcagcgggggcggcggcggcggggcggcggcggacCCGGGGCTGGCCCCGCGGGGCAGCGGGGACCTGCCGGGCCGGCCGCCCTGCGAGCTCCGCGACATGGCCGGCGCTCAGCCCGGCCCCGGGCgctccccggccccgctcggctCACCCGACGGGAGGGAACGCCGCGGGGTCCCAAGGGCAGCCGGCGCCGGAGAAGGACGAGCCGGGCGGAGAGCGCCCACCGGCCCGGGAGCAGCCGCCCAACACCTGCGGCACCCCGGCGGCCTCACCTGCGGCGGCCCCACGGCCTTCGCCCGGGGAGGCGGGAGCTTCCGGCCGGccggccgggagcggcgggacCGCCCCGGCCAGGAGCGGCGGGAGCTTTCCCGAAATCGCGGTGCGCCGGCGGGGCGCGGCAGGGCCTCGCAGGAGGGCTGGGTGACTCACAGCATgacagaatgggtcaggttggaagggaacgCATAGGGTCATGTGTTCCAACCTTCCTGCTCAGGTGCTCAGGGTGGGTCATTCTAGAGCATATcgcacaggattgcatccagacaCTTCTTGAATTTCATCTCCGGTGAGGGGGACTCCACAGTCTATTCCAGTGCGTGGTCACTCGCAAAGAAAGAAAGGTATTTTTCGTATTAAGGTGGAACTTACtttgcatcagtttctgcccattggCTCTTGTCCTATTGCATGGCACCACTGAggagagcctggctccatcctcttccCACCATTCCTTTAGGTGCTTAAGGTCAGTCTTATTTCTTCTCGAGGCTGAACAGGtgcagctctctcagccttttctggTAAGATAGATGCTTCAGTCCCCTCATCATTCTTGTTGCCCTCCAGTGCACCCTCTTCAGGAGCTCCGTGTGTCTATTCTACTGGGGatcccaaaactggacacagcactccagatgtaACCCTACCAACACTGAGTAGAGAGGCAGCttcacctccctcaacctgcaGGCAATACTTTTCCTAATGCATTTCCTAATTTCTCACCATTAGCCTTCTTGGCCAcaggagcagtgctggctcatggacagcttgttgtccaccaggacacccaggtccttctccacagagctgtgtTTCACTCCCAGTGTGTGCTGGTGCTTGGGCAGCGCCTGGTGCACAGCCGCCTGGTGACGGGGAAACCCAAGGCACTGAGCAGTCTGTTTGGACAAACCAGCACTTCTCACGTCACTTATCTGGTTaaggagctgaaggagaaatCTAGTGTGCTACACCATTGTTTTCTGCAAAGGGCTTTCTACATTCACCACAAAATCTGCAGCTGAG from Poecile atricapillus isolate bPoeAtr1 chromosome Z, bPoeAtr1.hap1, whole genome shotgun sequence encodes:
- the MARVELD2 gene encoding MARVEL domain-containing protein 2 translates to MSRSSQGGRPGRSPLPRGASPGSAAAPPPPPPLPLQPPFGPGGVSPGPSGAAELKPVRRFIPDSWKNFFKGRRHPGSSWDSTASDIRYISDGIECSPPASPSPLQPGTKAVPGSYTDPFGGSGGSYNSRKEAEAMLPSADPLSSLERRAGTGQTYSERVEEYHQRYAYMKSWAGLLRILGVTELLLGAAVFACVTAYVHKDNEWYNMFGFSQPYGYGAGSGYGGYSYSGPKTPFVLVVAGMAWIVTIVLLVLGMSMYYRTILLDSNWWPLTEFGINVALFFLYMSAAIVYVNDTNRGGLCYYQLFKTPINAAFCRVEGGQTAAIIFLFVTVIIYLISAVVSLKLWRHEGARRRRELMEQEMKTQSSFPEKKYEDDDGPREEVGYRQLKSLERKPELLNGHIPAGHIPKPIVMPDYLAKYPVIQTNEMRDRYKAVFNDQFAEYKELSMEVHAVLKKFDELDALLKQLPHHPESIYEQERISKVLQEYKKKKNDPAFLEKKKRCEYLKNKLSHIKQRIQDYDKVMNWNVET